A DNA window from Aspergillus nidulans FGSC A4 chromosome V contains the following coding sequences:
- a CDS encoding 40S ribosomal protein uS13 (transcript_id=CADANIAT00003648): protein MSLVSGEKTNFQYILRLLNTNVDGKEKIMYALTQVKGVGRRYSNLVCKKADVDLNKRAGELTTEELERIVTILQNPTQYKIPTWFLNRQRDIVDGKDYQVLSNGLDSKYREDLERLKKIRSHRGLRHYWGLRVRGQHTKTTGRRGRTVGVSKKKG from the exons CGCTCGTGTccggcgagaagacgaaCTTCCAGTACATCCTTCGTCTGCTCAACACCAATGTTGACggcaaggagaagatcatgtacGCCTTGACCCAGGTCAAGGGTGTCGGTCGCCGTTACTCCAACTTGGTCTGCAAGAAGGCCGATGTTGACCTCAACAAGCG TGCCGGTGAACTTACCACCGAAGAACTCGAGCGCATTGTCACCATCCTCCAGAACCCCACCCAGTACAAGATCCCCACCTGGTTCCTGAACAGACAGCGCGATATCGTTGACGGCAAGGACTACCAGGTCCTTTCCAACGGTCTCGACAGCAAGTACCGTGAGGATCTCGAGCGCCTCAAGAAGATCCGCTCTCACCGTGGTCTCCGTCACTACTGGGGTCTCCGTGTCCGTGGTCAGCACACGAAGACTACCGGTCGCCGTGGTCGCACCGTCGGTgtcagcaagaagaagggataA